The following are encoded together in the Geobacter sulfurreducens PCA genome:
- the opgC gene encoding OpgC domain-containing protein, translating into MERDRRIDTIRGLLVAIMIIDHVGGYLKLATAQTLGYVSAAEGFVFLSGFVCAKVYGRYLDNTRQLLTKTFRRSFLIYRYHIAVALLLPLLALLIPPYQRSWMELLHPYDVAPLKTVLLDLVLLHQGDYLDILPLYAWLLLLCPALLLLVRRVGAVPVLAVSFGFWVAGQFVDPMQLIASSFGAQYGTGFFNLISWQFLFTLGLCLGISGQWLDRLCANKMMLATVAVCCLVFFAFRHSDLAVNHSLLVDRSKLPIHRLLNFCFLMVLLRQMLQNVPRDFFVPYVEYIGRHSLQIFSLHVLVIYLFRPVAWRMDSMFGEAGLTALSLVIFALSTLPVYVYNRYRQTSSLLFRQGLDSGLR; encoded by the coding sequence ATGGAGCGAGACCGGAGAATTGATACCATTCGCGGCCTGCTGGTGGCGATCATGATCATCGACCACGTGGGGGGCTACCTGAAGCTGGCCACGGCACAGACCTTGGGGTATGTCTCGGCTGCGGAAGGGTTCGTCTTCCTGTCGGGGTTCGTCTGCGCCAAGGTTTATGGCCGATACCTGGACAACACCAGGCAGTTGTTGACAAAGACCTTCAGGAGAAGCTTCCTCATCTACCGGTACCACATTGCCGTGGCGCTGCTGCTGCCCCTGCTGGCGCTGCTGATTCCTCCGTACCAACGGTCGTGGATGGAACTTCTGCACCCCTACGATGTGGCCCCGCTGAAAACGGTCCTGCTCGATCTGGTGCTCCTCCACCAGGGTGATTATCTCGATATCCTGCCGCTCTATGCCTGGTTGCTGCTGTTGTGCCCCGCGCTGCTTCTTCTGGTGCGCCGGGTGGGAGCGGTTCCGGTACTGGCCGTCAGTTTCGGTTTCTGGGTTGCCGGCCAGTTTGTCGATCCGATGCAGCTCATTGCCAGTTCCTTTGGCGCCCAGTATGGTACCGGCTTCTTCAACCTGATCTCATGGCAGTTTCTGTTTACCCTCGGTCTCTGTCTCGGCATATCCGGCCAATGGCTGGACAGGCTGTGCGCCAATAAGATGATGCTGGCTACCGTTGCAGTGTGCTGCCTTGTATTTTTTGCCTTCAGGCATTCCGATCTGGCGGTCAATCACTCGCTATTGGTCGACAGGAGCAAGCTGCCGATACATCGCCTGCTGAACTTCTGTTTTCTCATGGTGCTGCTCCGCCAGATGCTCCAGAACGTGCCCCGCGATTTCTTCGTGCCGTATGTCGAATATATCGGTCGGCATTCGCTGCAGATATTTTCCCTGCACGTGCTGGTCATTTATCTGTTCAGACCCGTGGCCTGGCGGATGGATTCCATGTTCGGCGAGGCAGGGCTCACCGCCCTGTCCCTCGTGATCTTCGCCCTGAGTACCCTTCCGGTCTATGTGTATAACCGGTACCGGCAAACGTCCTCCCTTCTGTTCCGGCAGGGGCTGGACAGCGGTCTGCGCTGA
- a CDS encoding nucleotidyltransferase family protein, with amino-acid sequence MTSDIKAILEQVVISPDVPIAEAIAQLDRAGTGSLVVCSADKKLYGLLTDGDVRRALLKAVDMGAPCGDIANRKPVITFVPLLPIEALRLMNHHDINHLPVLDAEGRVVDFLLRRDLVAEDELAARARRRLDSVVIPCSASIAEAIAQLDRAGTGALVLCSEGDRLHGLLTDGDIRRAVLRGISLDAPCQDVASRRPVTVEPSFSAAQALHLMNQHDINHLPVVDDTGRVVDFLLRRDLIADDQLNLSAVVMAGGYGKRLLPLTEQVPKPMLPVGDRPLLERTIDQLRRSGIREVNLTTHYLPDSIVEHFGDGDSFGVKLNYLKEDHPLGTAGGLKLMKKASDPFLVMNGDILTGVPFQEMFAYHRKNGAEITVGVRKYEVQVPFGVVECDDVRITGLKEKPSLTFFINAGIYLLEPSVCDLIPEGERFDMTDLIQKLLDEGRSVVSFPIMEYWLDVGRHEDYQKAQEDVRSGKIQ; translated from the coding sequence ATGACCTCCGATATCAAAGCCATTCTCGAACAGGTCGTCATTTCTCCCGACGTCCCCATTGCCGAGGCCATCGCCCAGCTGGACAGGGCAGGTACCGGCTCCCTCGTGGTCTGCTCGGCGGACAAAAAGCTCTACGGCCTACTGACCGACGGTGACGTGCGCCGCGCCTTGCTCAAGGCGGTCGACATGGGTGCGCCGTGCGGCGACATCGCCAACCGGAAGCCGGTAATCACGTTCGTGCCGCTGCTGCCGATCGAAGCCCTCCGGCTCATGAACCATCACGACATCAACCACCTGCCGGTGCTGGATGCCGAGGGGAGGGTTGTTGATTTCCTGTTGCGCCGCGACCTGGTTGCCGAGGACGAATTGGCCGCCCGGGCAAGACGCCGGCTCGACAGCGTCGTCATCCCCTGTTCCGCCTCCATCGCCGAGGCCATCGCCCAGCTGGACAGGGCAGGGACCGGCGCGCTGGTGCTCTGCTCGGAAGGGGACCGGCTCCACGGTCTCCTGACCGACGGCGACATCCGCCGGGCCGTGCTCCGCGGCATCTCCCTCGATGCTCCCTGCCAGGATGTCGCCAGCCGCAGGCCCGTCACAGTGGAACCCTCGTTTTCGGCAGCCCAGGCCCTCCACCTGATGAACCAGCACGATATCAACCATCTGCCGGTGGTGGACGACACGGGCCGGGTCGTCGACTTCCTGCTTCGCAGGGATCTCATCGCCGATGACCAACTCAATCTGTCGGCGGTTGTCATGGCGGGAGGGTACGGCAAGCGGTTGCTCCCCCTCACGGAACAGGTTCCCAAGCCGATGCTCCCGGTGGGTGATCGGCCCCTGCTGGAGCGGACCATCGACCAGCTCCGCCGGTCGGGCATCAGGGAGGTCAACCTGACCACCCACTACCTGCCCGACAGCATCGTGGAGCATTTCGGTGACGGTGATTCGTTCGGCGTGAAGCTGAATTACCTGAAGGAAGACCATCCCCTGGGCACCGCCGGCGGGCTCAAGCTGATGAAAAAGGCGAGCGACCCCTTTCTGGTGATGAACGGTGACATCCTCACCGGCGTTCCGTTCCAGGAGATGTTCGCCTACCACCGCAAAAACGGCGCCGAGATCACCGTGGGGGTCCGGAAATACGAGGTTCAGGTCCCCTTCGGCGTGGTGGAATGTGATGATGTCAGGATCACGGGGCTGAAGGAAAAACCGTCCCTCACGTTTTTCATCAACGCGGGAATCTATCTGCTGGAACCGTCGGTCTGCGATCTGATCCCTGAGGGGGAGCGCTTCGACATGACCGACCTGATCCAGAAGCTGCTGGACGAGGGCCGCTCCGTGGTCAGCTTCCCCATCATGGAGTACTGGCTCGATGTGGGGCGGCACGAGGACTACCAGAAGGCCCAGGAAGATGTGCGGAGCGGAAAGATACAGTGA
- a CDS encoding N-acetylneuraminate synthase family protein, with product MKLGNVPVGAENPPYVIAEIGSNHNGDMNLCRQLIDAAAEAGAHAVKFQSWTENSLIAREEYERNTEYSDKKRHFGSLRDMVKTYQLTTDQHREAHAYCRERGIAFCSTPFSPEEADLLESLDVPFFKIASMDIVHLPFLKYVARKRRPMLLSTGMATLAEIEAAVETVRAEGNDQVVLLHCVSIYPPDYEMIHLRNMATLQQAFDVPVGFSDHTMGTAIPLAAIALGACVIEKHFTLDQDMEGWDHAISATPTDLRTIVEEGRNIRIALGGGKRIVTEAEMEKRKKFRRSLVTRRALPQGHVLVEADLDAKRPGTGISPAEMTYALGRRLARDMQEDDVIRWEDLV from the coding sequence ATGAAATTAGGAAATGTTCCGGTTGGAGCGGAGAATCCCCCCTATGTGATTGCCGAAATCGGTTCCAACCATAACGGAGACATGAACCTCTGCCGTCAACTGATCGATGCCGCGGCCGAGGCCGGCGCCCATGCCGTGAAGTTCCAGTCGTGGACGGAAAACTCGCTCATCGCCCGGGAAGAATATGAGCGAAATACCGAGTATTCCGACAAAAAGCGTCACTTCGGTTCGCTCAGGGATATGGTTAAGACCTATCAGCTCACGACAGACCAGCATAGGGAGGCCCATGCCTACTGCCGCGAACGGGGGATAGCCTTTTGCTCCACCCCCTTTTCGCCCGAAGAGGCCGATCTGCTGGAATCGCTGGATGTGCCCTTCTTTAAGATCGCATCTATGGATATCGTCCATCTGCCGTTTCTGAAGTACGTGGCGCGCAAGCGGCGGCCGATGCTGCTCTCGACCGGCATGGCGACCCTGGCGGAAATCGAGGCGGCCGTTGAAACCGTGCGTGCCGAAGGTAACGATCAGGTCGTGCTGCTGCACTGTGTATCAATCTATCCGCCCGACTACGAGATGATCCATCTGCGCAACATGGCCACGCTCCAGCAGGCGTTTGATGTCCCGGTCGGGTTCAGCGACCACACCATGGGCACGGCCATCCCCCTCGCGGCCATCGCCTTGGGAGCCTGCGTCATCGAGAAGCACTTCACCCTCGACCAGGACATGGAGGGATGGGATCACGCCATCTCCGCCACGCCGACCGATTTGCGGACCATCGTGGAGGAGGGGAGAAACATCCGGATAGCGCTCGGCGGCGGCAAGCGAATCGTCACCGAAGCCGAGATGGAAAAGCGCAAGAAATTCAGGCGGAGCCTGGTGACGCGCCGCGCCCTTCCTCAGGGGCATGTGCTCGTGGAAGCGGATCTGGACGCCAAGCGTCCCGGTACCGGCATTTCTCCCGCCGAGATGACCTATGCCCTTGGCCGCAGACTGGCCCGGGACATGCAGGAAGATGACGTTATCCGCTGGGAGGATCTGGTGTGA
- a CDS encoding cytidylyltransferase domain-containing protein → MPDACIAVIPARGGSKRVPGKNIKPLMGKPLIAYTVEAAADSGLFERIVVSTDCQEIAEVAQRHGAEVPFLREASLADDITPVSAATVDMLVKLDPDGSTYGFVCQMMPNCPLKTSADVRDSHRQFLESGADSQLSVVRYGWQNPWWAMRRDDSFRLDPLFREAMTQRSQDLPELFCPTGAIWWAKADVLRREGTYHIPAKTGWEIPWQRGLDIDTYDDWDMAEILFRLDSAGGR, encoded by the coding sequence ATGCCTGACGCATGTATCGCGGTGATTCCGGCGCGGGGAGGCTCCAAGCGGGTTCCCGGGAAAAACATCAAGCCGCTCATGGGCAAGCCCCTGATTGCATACACCGTTGAGGCTGCAGCCGACAGCGGATTGTTCGAACGGATCGTGGTCAGCACCGACTGTCAGGAAATCGCGGAGGTGGCTCAACGGCACGGGGCGGAAGTTCCGTTCCTGCGGGAGGCATCCCTGGCGGACGACATTACTCCTGTCTCGGCAGCGACGGTGGACATGCTGGTGAAGCTCGATCCCGACGGCTCCACCTACGGCTTCGTGTGCCAGATGATGCCCAACTGTCCCCTCAAGACCTCAGCCGACGTGCGTGACAGTCATCGTCAGTTCCTGGAGTCCGGCGCTGATTCACAGTTGTCCGTGGTGCGCTACGGCTGGCAGAACCCCTGGTGGGCCATGCGCCGGGACGACTCGTTCCGGCTCGATCCGCTCTTCCGGGAGGCCATGACCCAGCGCAGCCAGGATCTGCCCGAACTCTTCTGCCCGACCGGCGCCATCTGGTGGGCGAAAGCCGACGTGCTGCGCCGGGAGGGCACCTACCACATCCCGGCGAAGACGGGGTGGGAAATACCCTGGCAACGGGGACTGGATATCGACACCTATGACGACTGGGACATGGCAGAAATCCTGTTTCGTCTCGACAGCGCGGGCGGGCGCTGA
- a CDS encoding acetyltransferase, producing the protein MASIVVIGGGGHAKVVISVLKKAGCLVAGYTDRQDRGPVLGIPWLGGDGVLPGLLGTHPTCGAIIGIGKVDASQLRLTLQDDISGLGFDFPVIVSPHAVVNEDVALGAGTVVLDGVVVNSGTETGRACILNTNSTVEHDCRLGDNVHIAPGVTLSGGVAVGHNTMVGTGATVIQSVSICEDCMIGAGSTVVRDITVPGTYVGSPARRIK; encoded by the coding sequence GTGGCTAGCATTGTCGTGATCGGGGGGGGCGGGCACGCCAAGGTCGTCATCAGCGTGCTGAAAAAGGCCGGCTGCCTGGTGGCAGGCTATACCGACCGCCAGGATCGGGGGCCGGTCCTCGGCATCCCCTGGCTGGGCGGCGACGGTGTTCTGCCGGGCCTTCTCGGGACGCATCCGACCTGTGGCGCCATTATCGGCATCGGAAAAGTCGACGCGTCGCAGTTGAGACTCACCCTGCAGGACGACATCTCCGGACTCGGCTTTGACTTCCCGGTCATCGTGTCGCCGCATGCGGTGGTCAACGAAGACGTGGCGCTCGGCGCCGGCACGGTCGTCCTCGACGGCGTCGTGGTCAACAGCGGCACGGAGACCGGCCGTGCCTGCATCCTCAACACGAACAGCACGGTCGAGCACGACTGCCGGCTCGGCGACAACGTCCATATCGCACCGGGGGTAACCCTCAGCGGGGGGGTCGCGGTGGGGCACAACACCATGGTCGGCACCGGAGCCACAGTCATCCAGTCCGTTTCCATCTGCGAAGACTGCATGATCGGCGCCGGCTCCACGGTGGTGAGGGATATAACGGTTCCGGGAACCTATGTGGGGAGCCCGGCCAGGAGGATCAAGTGA
- a CDS encoding LegC family aminotransferase: MIPLSVPTLKGNEWKYVKECLDTGWVSSAGKFVDRFESDFCAFTGSRHAVACVNGTAALQVALRIVGVCAGDEVIVPTLTFIATVNAVTYLGAEPVFMDCDEFYNIDVRKTAEFLEQETEFRDGSTWSRVTGRRIAAIVPVHVFGNAARMSELVALCRERNIKVVEDSTESLGTVYCSGELDGKHTGTVGDMGCFSFNGNKIITTGGGGMIVTDVPEYAERARYLTTQAKDDEVRYVHNEVGYNFRLTNVQAAIGVAQLELLPEFLEAKRANYLAYQERIDRIDGLILAEGPAYARNNHWMYALQIDPAVYGKDREQLMEYLKGEGVQTRPVWYLNHLQVPFRDCRNYRIEKAFQLLEATLSIPCSANLSESDIDFVAERLRRG; this comes from the coding sequence ATGATTCCGCTGTCAGTGCCAACCCTTAAAGGGAACGAATGGAAATACGTCAAGGAATGCCTGGATACGGGATGGGTATCCTCGGCCGGCAAGTTTGTTGACAGGTTCGAGTCGGACTTTTGCGCTTTCACCGGCTCCCGCCACGCAGTGGCCTGCGTGAACGGAACGGCGGCTCTCCAGGTGGCTCTCAGGATCGTGGGAGTCTGCGCCGGTGACGAGGTCATCGTGCCGACCCTGACTTTCATCGCCACGGTCAATGCCGTTACATACCTGGGCGCCGAACCTGTGTTCATGGACTGCGATGAGTTCTACAACATCGATGTCCGCAAGACGGCCGAGTTTCTCGAGCAGGAGACCGAGTTCAGGGACGGCAGTACCTGGAGCCGGGTCACGGGACGGCGAATTGCTGCGATCGTGCCGGTCCATGTCTTCGGCAATGCCGCCAGAATGAGCGAGCTCGTAGCCCTCTGCCGAGAGCGCAACATCAAGGTGGTGGAGGATTCGACCGAAAGCCTCGGCACCGTCTACTGCTCCGGCGAGTTGGACGGGAAGCACACGGGTACCGTGGGTGACATGGGGTGCTTCTCGTTCAACGGCAATAAAATCATCACCACCGGCGGCGGCGGGATGATCGTCACCGATGTCCCCGAATACGCCGAGCGGGCCAGGTACCTCACCACCCAGGCAAAGGATGACGAGGTCAGGTACGTCCACAATGAAGTGGGCTACAACTTTCGCCTGACCAACGTTCAGGCGGCCATCGGCGTGGCCCAGTTGGAGCTGCTCCCCGAATTCCTTGAGGCGAAACGCGCCAATTATCTCGCCTACCAGGAGAGGATCGACCGCATCGACGGACTCATCCTGGCGGAAGGCCCCGCCTATGCCCGCAACAACCACTGGATGTACGCGTTGCAGATAGATCCGGCCGTCTATGGCAAGGACCGTGAGCAGTTGATGGAATATCTGAAAGGGGAGGGAGTCCAGACCCGTCCGGTCTGGTACCTGAACCATCTGCAGGTCCCCTTCCGCGACTGCCGGAACTATCGCATAGAAAAGGCGTTCCAGTTGCTGGAGGCGACCCTGAGCATCCCGTGCAGCGCCAACCTGAGCGAAAGCGACATCGACTTCGTCGCCGAAAGGCTGCGCCGTGGCTAG
- a CDS encoding NAD-dependent 4,6-dehydratase LegB: MDLKGKKILVTGADGFIGSHLTEALLMRGYDTRAFVYYNSFNSWGWLDHLDPELLKSLDVFAGDIRDPHGVREAMKGCDVVLHLAALIAIPYSYHSPDTYVDTNVKGTLNVVQAARELGVAKVVHTSTSEVYGTARFVPITEEHPLQGQSPYSASKIGADQIAMSFYSSFDTPVAIIRPFNTYGPRQSARAFIPTVITQIASGARTLRLGALHPTRDLNYVADTVAGFIAVAESEKSVGEVINIGSNFEISMGETARMIADVMGADVEIVTDAERLRPDKSEVERLWADTSKAKRLLDHGQNYGGKDGLRRGLVETVEWFVRPENLKAYKANIYNI; this comes from the coding sequence ATGGATCTCAAAGGCAAAAAGATACTTGTAACCGGCGCCGATGGCTTCATCGGTTCACATCTCACCGAAGCACTCCTGATGCGGGGGTACGATACGCGGGCATTCGTGTACTACAACTCGTTCAACTCCTGGGGATGGCTTGACCACCTGGACCCGGAACTGCTGAAATCGCTGGATGTCTTTGCCGGCGACATCCGCGATCCCCACGGGGTCAGGGAGGCCATGAAGGGGTGCGACGTGGTCCTCCACCTGGCGGCGCTCATCGCAATCCCCTATTCGTATCACTCACCGGATACCTACGTGGACACCAACGTCAAGGGAACCCTCAACGTGGTCCAGGCGGCCCGGGAGTTGGGGGTAGCCAAGGTCGTCCATACGTCCACCAGCGAAGTGTACGGCACTGCCCGATTCGTCCCCATCACCGAGGAACACCCGCTCCAGGGTCAATCACCGTACTCCGCGTCCAAGATCGGTGCAGACCAGATCGCCATGTCCTTCTACAGTTCGTTCGACACACCCGTCGCCATTATCCGTCCCTTCAATACCTATGGACCGAGACAGTCGGCGCGGGCATTCATCCCAACCGTCATCACCCAGATCGCCTCCGGCGCCCGTACCCTCAGATTGGGAGCCCTGCATCCGACCCGCGACCTGAATTACGTGGCCGACACCGTCGCGGGCTTCATCGCGGTGGCTGAGAGCGAGAAGTCGGTGGGGGAAGTGATAAACATCGGCAGCAACTTCGAGATTTCCATGGGTGAGACCGCCCGAATGATAGCCGATGTCATGGGCGCCGATGTGGAGATCGTGACTGATGCGGAACGTCTCAGGCCGGACAAGAGCGAGGTCGAACGGCTTTGGGCCGACACGTCCAAGGCAAAAAGGCTCCTGGATCATGGGCAGAACTATGGCGGGAAGGACGGATTGCGCAGGGGGCTCGTCGAGACGGTCGAGTGGTTCGTCCGACCGGAGAATCTCAAAGCTTACAAGGCCAATATCTACAACATCTGA
- a CDS encoding glycosyltransferase — protein sequence MKVLHVIDSGGLYGAEVMLLNLAAEQAAMGLEPVIASIGDPLCGEKPLEKEAVRRGLRVERFRMRPGANIAGAFSVLRFAWREQCDVLHSHGYKGNILFGFMPRALRRLPMVTTLHGWTWTGGMDRMGLYEWLDRLSLRFVDAVVMVNDAMRRKIDLPGIHVVPNGIPLAGEAERPAVPLDPRIVEFCRGGITLGAIGRLSPEKGFDILLDAVREVAETNPGVRLALLGEGVERDALEAKIRELGLTERVLLPGYVPDANRYLPLFRAFVLSSLTEGLPMVILEAMLAGVPIVATRVGGVPEVLDGGAAGLLAEPRHAGSLAGCVSRLIGDDLLAARLAERGRHLVETRYAAGAMAIKYSEIYDGVHPAIHRK from the coding sequence ATGAAGGTTTTGCACGTCATCGACAGCGGTGGCCTGTACGGAGCCGAAGTCATGCTCCTCAATCTCGCTGCCGAGCAGGCCGCCATGGGGCTTGAACCGGTCATCGCCAGCATCGGCGATCCCCTCTGCGGCGAAAAACCGCTGGAAAAGGAGGCAGTACGGAGGGGGTTGCGGGTGGAGAGATTTCGCATGAGGCCGGGGGCGAATATTGCCGGCGCCTTCAGCGTGCTTCGTTTCGCGTGGCGTGAGCAATGCGACGTGCTCCATTCCCACGGCTACAAGGGGAATATCCTGTTCGGCTTCATGCCGCGGGCGCTCCGCCGGCTGCCAATGGTCACCACTCTTCATGGCTGGACCTGGACTGGCGGGATGGACCGGATGGGCCTCTACGAATGGCTCGACCGACTGAGCCTGCGCTTTGTGGATGCGGTGGTGATGGTGAACGACGCCATGCGCCGGAAGATCGACCTTCCCGGCATTCACGTGGTGCCTAACGGCATCCCGCTCGCCGGAGAGGCCGAGCGGCCCGCGGTGCCCCTCGACCCCCGGATCGTAGAGTTCTGCCGGGGAGGCATCACCCTGGGCGCAATAGGCCGTCTGTCCCCGGAAAAGGGGTTCGATATCCTGCTGGACGCGGTCAGGGAGGTGGCGGAGACGAATCCCGGAGTCCGGCTGGCACTCCTCGGGGAGGGAGTCGAGCGAGACGCCCTGGAGGCGAAGATCCGGGAACTGGGGCTGACGGAAAGGGTGCTGCTGCCGGGATATGTGCCGGACGCCAATCGCTACCTGCCCCTGTTCCGGGCGTTTGTGCTCTCGTCGCTGACCGAAGGGCTTCCCATGGTCATACTTGAAGCAATGCTGGCCGGGGTCCCGATTGTCGCCACAAGGGTAGGGGGCGTGCCCGAAGTGCTGGATGGCGGTGCAGCCGGTCTTCTGGCTGAACCGCGCCATGCTGGCAGCCTTGCAGGGTGCGTGTCGCGCCTGATCGGAGACGACCTACTGGCCGCGCGTCTCGCGGAGCGGGGAAGACACTTGGTCGAAACACGCTACGCAGCCGGCGCGATGGCCATCAAATACAGCGAAATCTATGACGGTGTTCATCCCGCCATACATCGAAAGTGA
- a CDS encoding glycosyltransferase family 2 protein encodes MIELVLLISLFMVFYVYGGYPVLAAALGLVAGRPVRKGSIEPMVTIVIAAYNEEDVIGATIENKLALDYPQGRLEIIVVSDGSTDRTDEIVGMYAVRNVRLIRQEPRAGKTSGLNLAIPQARGEIIVFSDANSLYAPSALRHLVANFADEEVGYVTGRMMYANPDGTTIGEGCSTYMRYENYLRVIESRIGSVVGVDGGVDAMRKRLYRPMNADQLPDFVQPLKVVEQGYRVVYEPEALLWEPSLKEAGDEYRMRVRVSLRAFWALFDMRKLLAPWHDPLFAWQLWSHKALRYLCFLFLVAAYVSNLALLGKGTGYVALFLLQSAGYLAAVTMPYLERTGKGCRLCTLARYFFLLNLAAAHAFGKFLRGEKQVIWTPRKG; translated from the coding sequence ATGATTGAACTGGTGCTGCTCATATCGCTCTTCATGGTGTTCTACGTGTATGGAGGATACCCGGTGCTGGCCGCAGCGCTCGGTCTGGTCGCGGGGCGTCCGGTTCGCAAGGGCTCCATCGAGCCCATGGTTACCATCGTCATTGCCGCATACAACGAGGAAGACGTCATCGGTGCCACCATTGAGAACAAGCTGGCACTGGACTATCCCCAGGGCCGCCTCGAAATCATCGTGGTTTCCGATGGCTCTACCGACCGTACCGACGAGATTGTCGGCATGTATGCCGTGCGGAACGTCAGGCTGATCCGCCAGGAGCCCCGCGCCGGCAAAACAAGCGGCCTCAACCTGGCAATCCCCCAGGCGCGTGGCGAGATCATTGTCTTTTCCGATGCCAATTCGCTCTATGCTCCTTCGGCCCTGCGCCACCTGGTGGCGAACTTTGCCGACGAGGAGGTGGGCTACGTGACCGGCCGGATGATGTATGCCAATCCCGACGGCACCACCATCGGCGAGGGGTGCAGCACCTACATGCGCTATGAGAACTATTTACGCGTCATCGAGAGCCGCATCGGATCGGTGGTCGGGGTGGACGGCGGGGTCGACGCCATGCGCAAGCGGCTCTACCGCCCCATGAATGCCGACCAGCTCCCGGATTTTGTCCAGCCGCTCAAGGTCGTCGAGCAGGGGTACCGTGTCGTGTACGAGCCCGAAGCGCTCCTGTGGGAGCCGTCTCTCAAGGAGGCCGGCGACGAGTACCGGATGCGGGTCCGCGTTTCCTTGCGGGCTTTCTGGGCCCTGTTCGACATGAGAAAGCTCCTGGCCCCGTGGCACGATCCCCTGTTCGCCTGGCAGCTCTGGTCGCACAAGGCCCTGCGTTACCTCTGCTTCCTGTTCCTGGTGGCCGCTTATGTCTCCAACCTGGCCCTGCTGGGCAAGGGAACCGGGTACGTGGCCCTGTTTCTCCTCCAGAGCGCCGGCTATCTCGCGGCGGTGACCATGCCCTACCTGGAGCGGACCGGCAAGGGGTGCCGTCTCTGCACCCTGGCCCGCTACTTTTTCCTGCTGAACCTTGCCGCCGCCCACGCCTTCGGCAAGTTCCTCAGGGGGGAGAAACAGGTCATCTGGACGCCGCGGAAGGGGTAG
- a CDS encoding exosortase C-terminal domain/associated protein EpsI, with translation MRSVSCTKLLAVSVLLAVTAFLIHGRSQAVTANGSGAPLRSEFERVAGWNPLGDQPLEPRVVEELRLDDYLYRSFIRDGAVVTLYIGYYHTAGKVGAAHDPLVCFNGQGWRITGRSKGQLSLAGSPELRVNYSSMIVERDGQREQIVYWFQTNGKTAATTLAQKVHMVQDRLFGSGENNAFVRISTPVAGDSTARPLERITHFVEAFYPSFHRYAAGAGPLETR, from the coding sequence ATGCGATCGGTGAGTTGCACGAAACTGCTTGCCGTCTCTGTTCTGCTCGCGGTTACGGCGTTTTTAATCCATGGTCGTTCCCAGGCAGTGACGGCGAACGGTTCGGGCGCGCCGTTGCGCTCTGAATTCGAGCGGGTGGCAGGCTGGAACCCGCTGGGCGATCAGCCTCTGGAACCCCGTGTTGTCGAAGAACTCAGGCTCGACGACTATCTTTACCGCAGTTTCATCCGTGACGGAGCCGTGGTGACCCTCTACATCGGCTATTACCATACTGCCGGAAAAGTGGGGGCCGCCCACGATCCCCTCGTCTGCTTCAACGGGCAGGGGTGGCGCATCACGGGGCGCAGTAAGGGGCAACTGAGCCTGGCCGGTTCACCCGAACTCCGGGTGAATTACTCGTCCATGATCGTTGAGCGCGATGGCCAACGGGAACAGATCGTCTACTGGTTCCAGACGAACGGCAAGACCGCCGCCACTACCTTGGCCCAGAAGGTTCACATGGTTCAGGACCGCCTGTTCGGCTCAGGTGAGAATAATGCCTTCGTGCGGATCAGTACGCCGGTCGCCGGTGATTCAACCGCCCGTCCCCTGGAGCGTATCACGCATTTCGTCGAAGCGTTTTATCCCTCCTTCCACCGCTACGCGGCTGGGGCCGGTCCGTTGGAGACGAGATAA